The sequence tttgccaatttcattgaaacttaagattattgacgataagctattgaaaatttcaattcttgtcaaagtcagcaaaaatttcatatgtaaccaatcccgtgcattcctaacacgggcATCAGAATGCTGTGTGTCACGGGCATTCGGGTCCAACGCAAGATTATATTTGTGTATAAAAAAAACAGTGCGTGCcttgtgcgagtcattacaatttgtgacaacAGCGCGTACTGATGGGACTTTCTGCTCGCGCGTTTTTCGTTTCCTGCGCTCGTTCGCTgcgtttacctacacagcatgcagttgCCAGCGGGAGAGCTGCCGGTGGGTGGTGTGTCTGCGAATATGAATGAAAGAAGAGGGCGCCTTtctgatggtcggatgcagtggtatcggttgcgatggatgcaatcgcccatcgcatcgctcggagttcacggctagaggccgatgatgacTGAGGCAGCgatggcagcggtggtggatgaagaggAATAAAAGCGaaatttggtctgctcatccacggAAACTGATTAGTTTAATACTCCACACCACATGATACCGGGATAGGTACGAGTCATGgtatatgactgaccatatgttaagttgtgcttggtactaaacagCACATACATATTTAGTAAACTTGGGACTTCGATCAAATTAAATGAAGATGTAGTTCGATTCGTGGTTGGTAAACTAATCGTCTTTATTGTCAATCTTATTGAATAGGAAACTTCTTAATTCTAGTACATCATTATTTCTTCATTATGCTTTCTCTGTCTATGGAGTGAGAAGCTAGGAACAACTATTTACTAATTTACCAATCAGAGAAGCGTAAATCGTAAAGGCAATAACCGATACGTAAACATAGTCATATCGAAAGGGCGTGTTCACTTTGGTTGCGTTGGAGTAGGTCAGTTGTGTAAAAGAAAGAACATAATTGCTCAGCGCTCTAGGCGACATGAAATATGAATCCAAGGGATCGTGAATGAGTCATGTTGTCATTGAAGAAAACCAGCGCCTTGCTCAAGTTACCAGCACTTGTGTGGTATGGGAATCGATAGGTGTAAAGTGACATGACACAGAATTATTCTTGGAAATGTTGTATGTCACCTAAAGGAATTTATTAGTTATGGAACGTTGTGTTCCAGATGAATTCATGGAATTGTTGTATTCCACTTGAGTGAATGTGAAGTAAGCGCATCTGACTTGCGCGTGGGAACATTCTGAAATTGAGCTGCATGTTTGCTCTGTTGGAAAACGACAAGATCTCTAATTTATGATCTTTGAAGATGAAAAGTATATTTAGTATGCTACACATATAAACATGGTTATacatactataacagttctgattcccctgcaaaaaatcaactacactgatgaaaataaaatattgattaAAATAACTACTTTCATTCATccgcagaaggcattagcatttaaagatgcacaatcagcaatagtgataatatccattttagattacaAAATTTCgccgtattacatgtaaatgtaaaaaaagtccgcaaaaacaaatttacagaagaatatttaaataaacgttATTTTACACTTTGgtttctgagaaattatattattaaacttaaCTTAGACTAGAAGTTTGGagccaaaacattaaataatttttcgttgacgttttAGCaatacctcctctattttaatagggttactgctccttgacttgtctcttattgttgtgattttttttcagcagtaagcacgtatgttagtaaaaagaagcatcgaaattggtgctgtatttctttgtttggaaaacgggacagctCCCCTagaatagcacattttgcccaagtctgaaaattttattaatagaatttttaaactttaaatactCTGCCGctactcgcatatcagtcccatttcGGTTTTCTTTACTTTCGAGTTAACTCCGTGAATGGTATTCAACTTTATCATACTACCTCATAACATGATAAAAAATTAGACTTTGTTCGggagaaatgtgaaaaaataccaaaccaACCTTGTCCCATATTGAATGTACCCGCATACCAGTCCCATTAAAAATTTACATGAGCTGATTGctcaaaattcaatatttttttcattgatctgAATCGTTTTACATTAACTCATCAAATGAGGAATGACTCTGCAAAATTTGAACCAAACCGCAAAATGTttgaatttattagatttttttaaagttttacaTGGAAAATGCGTTTTGTAACTTCAATGGCTATTATCTCAGTATGCGAAAAACcaatatgggactgatatgaaaGTACCGGCAGGACTATcgtcaataagaaatctataaatgccatacatttgcttgagtaaaaagggcttaatagttagaaagaaagcaatttaaattatgtatttaattactagttttatttccagaagttttgaattaacaaattgctaattattctacacagcatggaagttgtcgtttccaataatACCTATAACCAATCCAAAAGTTAAtaattaaatgtaaatacgttacgtttatacaagtcctacgtctactcgcggttatgttaaaaacattacccattgctcgttttgtTGCTGAAAATATAACTTTTGTTCAAATCTTTATTACAGTAAAATTAAAGGTTAGAAAATATCCCGTTAGTTCGTGCATGGGTTCTGACGGTGTTGACCACCGTTAGAGATGTGCGCCGATCAGCAAATCGTCGGCGGCTgcatttgtcataattttggtcggcgtcAAGCCGAATACCATCTAGCCACCGCACAGTGGCGAAAATCGtgttttagcgcgtttatttaatagtacatttattatgcaatttagcgTAACGGTGTCTTcaagacattttatcagtaagttaatgcgcTTCTTTAGATGTATTCAGCTTAccgatcaatccccctaaaagtgttataaaaaaaatattttttctgcttcacaacatataaggtttgattcttcatgaaagttgtagcaaaagttctcctgaaaaacctcgtcgaagacaccaagctcgtaattccgttacttttggagattttttacgttttatgctAATAACCCCTTAAAAATGGGGTTTTCACCATATCTTTTTCATTTCTATTTCCACATTTTTTGCATGTCCTAAAAAGATTCAGATAATATCAAAATACGCCGGTTGGTGGCTAGTGCGaatgaaaaacttgaaaaataaaaaaaagttataacagttttactggatattttagtcatatttgatttaattgCTACTTGACAAGGGGCAAActgtggcagtcaatctcatacgcagaacaaagtacaagtaatgaattttgaattaatacctgaactgttgtaagcgaatgttaggaatgtttcatcaaaaaacgTTTCCTACTATGCAAAGCAAAATCACAAGGAGTTCATGAATCagtgcaccatgcgtctccatatgcttgtatggattgtataacatttcaccgaaaactatttcgcggaattcattttcgcggttgaacatttcgcggaaaagcatttggcggtttgtaacttttcgcggtacgacatttggcggattgtaccttttcgccgaatgacttttggcggaatgtacaatttcgcggaatgcaccatttcgcggaatattaataataatagcctttgCTCATTCAGCATTCCGacattattacctgcgaggtctctaagccaagttaccattttgttttgcattcgtttaacacGAGATTAACGAAACTATCCTTCAGCATAGGCTTGCTTTGCAgtcacgcatcttcccgcacggctaaggaacgcctcccagaatatttagaagtagttttcaaaatttcagttgCCCCTTATACTGcatagatcgcatatttgtaacatttgcatttttattgattttgtaaatcgtttgtcaatccttcccacaaactcaatcatttccagcttaccacagataagcaagatagtaaagcctattttcctgttgtgggattagcattagatgcagtaaattaagATTCCTTAAcaattcacaggctttttacaaaatgaacaaaaatgcgagtgttactaatatgcgatcatgggcagtataccgggcagatacatccatttaaagaagacgttacccctcctttcgccttataccgggcagatgcgttcatctaaagaaggcattatcaattcctttcgccttataccgggcagatgcatccatttaaagaagacgttacccatcccttcgccttataccggacagacgcattCTTTTAGAAAAAGCCTTATCAacttctttcgccttataccgagcagctgtatccatttaaagaaggcgttacccctgtcttcgccttataccgggcagatgcattctttaaaaaaaggcattatcaactccttttgccttataccgggcagacgcgttcatttaaagaaggcattaccaactCCTTTCGCCATATACCTGGtaaatgcatccatttaaagaagacattatcaacttctttcgccttataccgggcagacgcattcttttaaagaaggcattaccaactCCTTTCGCAGATGCatctatttaaagaaggcgttacccctcccttcgccttatacctatATActccttttaaagaaggcattatcaactcctttcgccttataccgggcagaagcatccatttaaagaaggcgttacccttcccttcgccttataccggaaagACGTGTTCCTTGAAAGAAAACAttagcaactcctttcgccttataacgGGCGGTAGATACGGTCGAGTCGAATCCGTACCCGatgggttcgggtttgaaaaattactacaatatcgggttcgggtcgggtacgggtttgagtAATGAAATActgcaaattattttattcagttttgttaattgtgaggctagtttgttgtttgggcttacattttttttcaattttaagagaaccagaaaatatctagtttgaatttttcgGGGAAAAATTGTGTGCGggctaaaataattaaattatgtcgggttcgAATCGAAATTCTCGggaacgggtcgggttcggatttgcattaaatgcaaaaaaatgctcggatttcatgtaattaagcagaatcGGTtattatttgaatgataattattctaactgaattccgccaaatggcattccgcggaatgactttcggtgaaaaggtacattccgcgaaatgtctttcggaaaaaggtgcattccgcgaaatgtgtttcgttgagttgatacattccgcgaaatgtcgtacctcgagaaaaaattccgcgaaatggttttcggcgaaatagtatacaaccgctTGTATGCttatcagggattgaatcctaaagagaatgaacaagtctctcacttatcatctctgtatacatataggggaacggttcggcacttcatcccatagctcatATTTcgatcccatcaaaaacaaagcaatgaaaaggaatttggtttgtttcttatttttgtgatttttttaccagtgagcacgcatgttagccaaaagaagcgacgagattggtgctgtatttctttgtcttgcgatgagatgaatatatgttcagtgagatgggaaacggaacagttcccctacgatatgtagcataccgcgagagacttttttcgcaagctgtcatgatagagtaTTGATTCGGGAAGCTATACCTcataataaatttcttttagaaagctccaaatgcgaggagcactggctctgatgttgcatttcaactttttctacacagctgtgcagtaaccaacacgaaatgagcgaaaacaaagcttaaatcaccatttttctgtgggggctgcctatccgattctgttttttcgcacttgtatacaagtttgataaatttgttatcatggcttgctatgattcggaacagtttttgcctctcttttatcgttgttcgttatctattgagagcgatttctgcaaactctGATGCTTATACGTCGAACATGTACAAAGCTTGTTGACATAAGAAGCAATAGATCTCCAAAAGTTaagaaattacgaacttggtgtcttcgactaAAAGGCTGAAAATGGCATTTGCCATATGGACAGCAATATAATCTCATTCGGCTAAATAACCCTTTCTGCTAAATGAGTGTAGTATACATGATTGTGATCAGTAGGCTTAGTGAAGGATCGCTAATAAAGTGTCATTCAGATCAGACCGCACAGTCAAATAGAACGTGTTTTATTTCGACTGTTACATTGGCGACGAGCGGGAGTTCAAAACCTGAAGCGGAAGTTGGAGCCGTGAAGCAAGGAAGTGCAAATATCGGAAAGTACGGAGGTCGGATACCAGACAAGTCGTCTTTGATCAACGATTGAAGCATTTGAGAAGACGCAGAGATCATTGGAATGTCCCGTGTAAGTAAATAAATTTCATGAAACAATAATTCCTAGTAGTTGAAAATATCTGTGTAGATTTTCTAAGGATTCATTCTACAACAAGATTCTATAGTTGGTTGAAGATCAGAACGGTCCATCCGTTTGATTCTCTGATGAGACTCCGGTCTATCAGCTATCAGAACGATCCGTTCGTTTGATTTTTTATAGTTGAGGCGATCTGTTCGCTTGACTTTCCTAGATGGGACTCCGGTCCATTTACAATCAGAACGATCCGTTCGTTTGATTCAGAAAGATGGAGCTTAAAAGTTCATCGATTTCCAGAGCGATCCGTTCGTATGGAAAAGAGAATTTGTGAATCAACCGTTTCTATGGGAATCTAGTTGTTTGATAAAAAGTAATGAAGTTAGACTTCAATATTTCACCATTTGTGGAAAATGGCGATGGTCACACAAGCACCAGATGGGAGGCCTGGAAAGACCAATTTCTAGCGTATTTGGCTCTCAAGTCCGTTGAAGATCATGATGAAAAATTCAAAGCTTTCATGTGTTTCGGCGGTACTGATGTTAGGAAAATCGCCCAAACCGCtaaatttggaaaatcacatTTGTTGGATAATTCATTTCGCGCGGCGATGGAAGTGTTGGATGAGTATTATTCACCCAGGATGTCTCTACGGTACGAAAGATTTCGATTCCGTCAAATGATATTCAATCCTCACGAGAAGTTGGATCATTTTGTAATTCGTTTACGATCGCAAGCGGCATTATGCAAGTTTGAAGATCAGTTGGATGAGATGATAATGGATCAAATCGTTTTTGCTACCGAAAGCGATGATAAATTACGTGCAAAATACTTGGAGTATGATAGATCTTTAGATGACATGCTGAAGGTTGGCCGTACATACGAATCGGTCAAAGTTCaggtatatatttatatataatatatgCTTATTTATctaacataaataaaaaaaaaatttgggaaaTTTAGGTTCAAGAATTACGTAACAAATCTTCAACTGATTCTGTAGATGTTTCTGTATGCGAAATCACGAACAAAAAGTTTAAGTGCAATCGATgttcaggaaatcattcaggcAACGATTCCAAATGTCCTGCCCGTACTGAAACATGTCGTCTATGTGGGAAATTTGGACATTTTGCAAGATGCTGTATGTCGAACAAAAAGAACTCCCTGAATGTGAATCGGAAGCACAAGTCTGATGTTCATCCattcaaaactcaaaatctACATTCACCACTCAGGAAACAGAAGTTTATTCGAGAAGTAGATGATGTCACAGAAAAGATTGAAATTCGTGAATTATTCCATCTTGGTGGAAAACGGTTCGTTGCTATCGATGTTGGAGGAGTGGAGATAAAGTTCATTGTGGACACGGGAGCAGATGAGGATGTGCTGAGCATTGAAGATTGGAAAAGGCTGAAACAAATTGGATTCAATGGATTCGACGTTCGGAAGGGAAGCAATAAGATTTTCAAAGCGTATGGCAGTAACAAACCGTTGACTGTTCTTGGAGAAATCGATGTTAAAGTCAAGTATGGTGGACATTGTTGTAATACCACGTTATTCGTTATTCAAGGCGGCAAATGTTCGTTGCTGTCTGGTAAATCATCTGAGAAACTAGGAATAGTTCAGTTTCTACATGCAGTTTCGCAAACTTCTTTTCCCGctattaaaggtaattaatatTGTTGACATAGTATAcgtaatgaaaacaaaaaatatatatatacttATGTGCTGTTAGATTGTTATGCATCGATCAAAATAGACAAATCTATCTCACCAGTGAGGCAAACATTACGTCGTATACCTATCCCATTAGAAGAGCTTGCTCTTTTAAAATTAAAGGAATTAGAGAGTCAAGATATAATTGAGAGAGTGAATGAAGCTTCTGAATGGGTATCTCCTATGCTCATAAAACGTAAAAGCGCTAATGAGGTTGTAGATTTAAATCACGAACGTTCCATATTATTTAATGctttattttggaaatttaaggTGAGAGTCATAATTGATTTGAGAGAAGCAAACAAAGCTATAATTCGTGAAGTTCATCCCCTGCCAACGATGGAGCAAATGGTTTGTCGACTAAAAGGCAGTAAATTTTTCACAAAGTTTGATATCAAGCAAGCTTTTCACCAACTTGTATTACGAGAAGATTGTCGGTATATAACGACGTTTATTTCTCCACTCGGACTTATGCGATACAAACGTCTAGTTTTTGGATTATCTGCTGCGCCcgaattgtttcaaaaatgtataGAAACAATTTTATGTGATTTTCCATGGCTAATTGTCTTTATAGATGACATTATGATTTATGCACCAGACATACAAACACTTAAAATTCGGACTGCACTTGTCAAGGAACGTTTGAGAGATAGAAACGTAATGCTCAATGAAAGTAAAACAGTTGAATGTGTCGAAGAATTAGAATTTTTGGGATATCATCTATCGGAAAAAGGAGTTCAAGTTTCGAATTCAAAGTTGGAAGCGATTACTAAATTTCGTCAACCCAAGTCTGCCGAAGAAGTCAGAAGCTTTCTTGGGTTAATAACTTTTGTTAATCAATATATACCTCATTTATCTACAATTGCGAAACCTCTAAATACGTTGACCAAGAAAGGCATGCCTTTCCAGTGGTCAGATGGTCACCAACTAGCTTTTGAAGAACTAAAAACAATACTTGCGAGGAACGAAACACTTGCATACTTTTACACAAGTTTAGAAACATTTGTTATGGCTGATGCAAGTCCTGTTGGACTAGGAGCTGTTCTGTTCCAGAAGGATAAAGATGGAATTTTTCGTATTATCAGTTATGCATCCAAAACGCTGTCTGACGTTGAAAGACGATATGCACAAATTGAACGGGAAGCACTTGCTCTAGTTTGGGCCGTAGAGAAGTACCATTattatttgtatggaaaattcttttggcTCATTACGGACCACAAACCTCTTGTTACCATATTTGGTGATAGAGCTAAACCATGTGCTAGGATAGAGAGGTGGATATTGAGGTTAATGTCTTACAATTACAAAGTCATATATCATCCGGGAAAAGCAAACATTGCCGATCCATTTTCGAGATTGTGCCAAGAAGGTGTAGTTTGTATGGAAAGTTTTGATGAGGAAGCTGAACGAATAATACGGATTGTCTCTTCGGATGTTTGTCCCGTAGCTCTTACCCAAACAGAAATAATCGATGCTACTAAGAGTGACATCGAATTAACTGAGTTGATCAACTGGCTGCCATACCCAACGAAAAGATGGCCCAAGACATTGTATCGATATAAAACTGTCTCAAAAGATTTGTCTTCCGACGGAagcatgattttgaaaaataataagatCATTATTCCAAAGTCACTGCAGAAACGTGTCCTAGAGTTAGCTCACGAACCACATCTTGGGATAATTGCAATGAAGAAACGATTAAAGGGAAAAGTTTGGTGGAGCCGGATTGACGctatggttgaagaatttgttagTACATGTCAAGGATGCTTATTGGTTTCTGAATGTTCAACGGAACCAATGACACGTATACCTATGCCATCAGGTCCATGGAAAAAATTAGCAATGGATTTTACCGAAGTGACAAATGGTTTACATCTTCTAGTGGTCGTTGATTATTTTTCAAGGTATCCAGAAATAGAAATAATGTCATCGACAACTGCTAGTAATACTATTTTCAAACTAAGAACTATTTTTGCAAGGTTTGGTTTTCCGGATGAGATAGTTTGCGATAACGGACCACCTTTTCGTTCAGAAGAATTTAGTAAATTTTGTAACGTATCTGGAATTACCATTAACTATTCTGTACCGTACGCACCGTTTCAAAATGGTTTAGTGGAACGATTTAACAGAACTTTGCTAAAAACAGTCAAGATTAGCGCAGCAATGGGAAGAGATTGGAGATCAGATCTTCAAAACTTTTTAATGGCATACCGATCTACACCACATTCTGTCACAAACATTGAACCGGCGAAGCTTCTTCTTGGACGTAAAATTCGGGATAAAATACCAGCGCCAAATGGCATTGACATTCAATGTTCCCACGACGAAATCAAACAAACTGatcaagaaagaaaagaaaaaggaaaaattgtGGGAGATAACAGAAGGAAAGCTAAGCAATCAAATATTGACGTGGGTGATCAAGTAGTTATCAAAAACTTCATCAAACGTAACAAGCTATCAACAAATTTCAATCCGCAACCCTACGTGGTTTTAAGAAGAAAAGGGACAAGACTAACCGTGAAGCACACAGAAACCGGAGCTGAATTGGACAGACATGTTAATCATGCAAAGAAACTCAAGTCGGCAAATCCGTTCGAGGACCTGAATGTTCAAGTTAATGACAGACCAGAAACAGGACCTATACGAACTCGTTCTAGTAAGAGGAGTACAAAGAAGCCTGATTATTTGAGTGATTATGCATTATATAGATGTACACAAAAATAGTTTACAATAATTATGTTCAATTTAAAACAAGGAAGAGATGTAGTATACATGATTGTGATCAGTAGGCTTAGTGAAGGATCGCTAATAAAGTGTCATTCAGATCAGACCGCACAGTCAAATAGAACGTGTTTTATTTCGACTGTTACAATGAGCATTTCGACCAAGCGATATTTTTGGGCCagatgaactattcggccaaacgaatttTTCTGCAATATGAGCAGTTTGCCCAGACAATACTTTCGCCCTTATTACCATTTtggtcaaataacattttcgaccaGAAATTCTTTGGGCTTTAATAGGAAATCCTtaagattttccaaagaaaatttaataaaatttccaaagggaattcttTAAcctttccacaagaaattgttccaaattggcacgggtattttttttaatgttcattggaaattattcggatttttttggaaagagcacctaaattttccataaattccaCGGTAAGcgattcacaatttttaacggAAATTTAATCAGGATTTGAACTACAGTTCTTTCGACATTTCGAAAGCAATTCTTTAGATTTcgacgaaaaattcttcggaatttccattgaAAGTTCTTCTTAGTTTTTATGGAAagctttttcgaaatttcaatggaaaaattgtatggaattttcaaaagaaatcctctggaatttcaattttgttttgggaATATAAACCGGGAAATTATACGGAAATTTCACTggttcttcggagtttccacgGTAAATTCTGCGACCCatcgcaaaaatgtcggcggcagCATGATGCCATAAACAGTTACACACCTCTAACAACCGTGtgctcctccggaagatctggaaGATCCCACAAAAAGGCAAATCTGCGAATTTCATCGAAAAAGCACCAGGATTTTATAAATGCATTTGTGTTCATATTCTGAGTATGGATTTGATGTTGTGACCTAAACATGTTTACTATtaccctccggaagatccggaaaatGCCAAGATATTAAATATAATTGCAATGAGTATGGAGCTGGTGTTGTAATTCTATGGAGCTGGTGGTTagccatttttttcatataaatattccAGAGGAGCATTTGGTGGCATGAGTCCCAATACCCAAACCCGTACTCAGAATGAActtaaaatatttctgaaaaaaacgGTACTTTGAAATGAAGTTCATGAATTTTTCATCTTTATGAGTGTTTGATTTTGGATCCCTTAGAaaagcgagaaaggcactatcaccacTAGGTGGCTTTTTGATATAAGTCTGGCACATATTAGGAACGTTACGACTGCGTTTGCCTTGATTTTGTGTTATGTTGTGCCAAACAcgaccattttttttgtatgatggGTAAACATATGACTCCGGATAATGACGCCAGATAATGTCCGAATATGGTTTTCCGGGggaactgattagactgatacgtgcaacgctggatggctcggaatcaagtattcggattgcagacggaGTGTCAACCTCGTCTGTGACCTTAAACGGATTGAAGTAGGGTGGTGCGAATTTATTGTTCTGGCGTGCAGAGCTACGGctctatcatcacacggtcgcatatgctcctaaGCTTTTCGGACGACATAGAGCTCATTgaaatcgatcgcagagcagtagtggaggcttttgtcccactgaagatgAAGACGGCGAGGATATGCTAGATAGCtaaggtagtgcttgatggggaggCGTTTGAAGTTGATGGAgtatttgtttaccttggaacgctgctgctgctgcgaatagAACCTTCTATGGATTGCGTGACCAGCTTAGGCCCCGCATTATGCAggcggaaatgaaatttgctctatacaaaactctgattctaccagtggccctttatggacatgaagcatggacgttgtCGGGGTCTTCGAGTATAATACTCGGagagaaactagaaaatggtgtgtggcgtagatgcatgaatcatgagctgtatcaggTATACAAAGGAGAAAATATCGTGATTCGTATagaatacggcagacttcagtgggctggtcacttagtgagaatttcggaagaaagaatagcgaaaacaatattcaacagagaaccagataaaagtcggcgacttcgtggaaggccccgaacacgctggctgcacgcggtggaatcggacctgaagaccctaaacgttcggggaaactggaggaacttcgcccAAGATCGACGCTTACGGAGCTCTaaaatacgccaggcataggttatcgacgctgtagccaaccaggtatccaagTAGGTAGTATGAGAGATGATAGATTCTTCAGAAGCTATGCTCTTTTCCGGAAGCTAtatctaagatggcagcccgATCCCGGtagatagggaaccttgggtcAATAACCTACTGTATCCGAAActtcaatttgttcgagaatccgacaatgaaagaatacggactgatttttggcaacgactcttagcgcgaaacaacggacacgaatagttACATGGAACGTTtcaaccctagcccagcagggtaaattggcacaacttagTTGCCAGATTTACAACAGGGGTCCAAAACCTTACTGTAATCCAATGTTAAGGCGCAACCGATGGTGCCGTTCTGCAAGACAAAGGGAATTTCTACAGCCAACTCAATTCCgccgtagatagaattccgaacgaTGACATCAAGACCGGACTACTACTTCTtctagttcttcttcttctttctctgcttcttctgtttcttcttcttcttctttttcaatggcgCTAGATTCCAACAGGAActaggcctgcttttcaacttcaacaatatggaagtgaacttcctaATGGGGTCTCCCCATTCGGCCGGTGgttccacctacctttcgaggagttaccCCACTCGCATTGCCATCTGGTAACCGAAGTCAACGTGATGCGTTCGTAGGATCTTC comes from Armigeres subalbatus isolate Guangzhou_Male chromosome 2, GZ_Asu_2, whole genome shotgun sequence and encodes:
- the LOC134215690 gene encoding uncharacterized protein LOC134215690, coding for MCFGGTDVRKIAQTAKFGKSHLLDNSFRAAMEVLDEYYSPRMSLRYERFRFRQMIFNPHEKLDHFVIRLRSQAALCKFEDQLDEMIMDQIVFATESDDKLRAKYLEYDRSLDDMLKVGRTYESVKVQVQELRNKSSTDSVDVSVCEITNKKFKCNRCSGNHSGNDSKCPARTETCRLCGKFGHFARCCMSNKKNSLNVNRKHKSDVHPFKTQNLHSPLRKQKFIREVDDVTEKIEIRELFHLGGKRFVAIDVGGVEIKFIVDTGADEDVLSIEDWKRLKQIGFNGFDVRKGSNKIFKAYGSNKPLTVLGEIDVKVKYGGHCCNTTLFVIQGGKCSLLSGKSSEKLGIVQFLHAVSQTSFPAIKGN